The following proteins come from a genomic window of Pseudomonas syringae:
- the lpxK gene encoding tetraacyldisaccharide 4'-kinase, translated as MAFTDRLLDAWYKGHPALTLLRPLESLYRRVVDGKRARFLAGEGDIYRAPVPVIVVGNITIGGTGKTPLILWMIEHCRRRGLRVGVVSRGYGARPPSLPWRVLPGQSASEAGDEPLLIVQRCGVPLMIDPDRSRAVRALLAAEPLDLILSDDGLQHYRLARDLELVLIDAARGLGNRRCLPAGPLREPVERLGSVDALLYNGAIADRADGYAFTLKPSALINLRSGDRQPVEYFPPGQALHAVAGIGNPQRFFNTLEGLHWRPVAHAFADHAVYSAQALTFSPSLPLVMTEKDAVKCRAFAADDWWYLAVDAVPSDAFVGWFDEQLLRLSP; from the coding sequence ATGGCATTTACCGACCGTTTGCTTGATGCCTGGTACAAAGGCCACCCTGCGCTGACGCTTTTGCGTCCGCTGGAAAGCCTCTACCGGCGGGTTGTCGATGGCAAACGCGCGCGTTTTCTGGCCGGGGAGGGTGACATCTATCGCGCTCCGGTGCCGGTGATCGTGGTGGGTAATATCACGATCGGCGGCACCGGCAAGACTCCGCTGATTCTCTGGATGATCGAACACTGTCGTCGACGCGGCTTGCGCGTGGGTGTGGTCAGCCGCGGTTATGGCGCCAGGCCGCCAAGCCTGCCGTGGCGCGTGCTGCCCGGGCAAAGCGCCAGCGAGGCAGGTGACGAGCCTTTGCTCATCGTGCAGCGCTGCGGTGTGCCACTGATGATCGATCCGGATCGCAGCCGCGCCGTTCGGGCCTTGCTCGCGGCCGAGCCGCTGGACCTGATTCTTTCCGACGATGGCTTGCAGCATTATCGCCTGGCTCGCGACTTGGAGCTGGTGCTGATCGATGCCGCTCGCGGTCTGGGCAATCGCCGCTGTTTGCCTGCCGGCCCACTGCGCGAGCCGGTCGAACGTCTGGGCAGTGTCGATGCCTTGCTCTACAACGGAGCCATCGCGGATCGCGCCGATGGCTATGCGTTTACCCTCAAGCCGTCTGCGCTGATCAACCTGCGCAGCGGCGATCGCCAGCCGGTGGAATATTTTCCGCCCGGGCAGGCGCTGCATGCGGTAGCCGGAATCGGCAACCCGCAACGTTTCTTCAATACCCTCGAAGGATTACACTGGCGACCGGTGGCTCACGCGTTTGCCGACCATGCGGTCTACAGTGCTCAGGCGCTGACCTTCAGCCCATCGTTACCCTTGGTCATGACCGAGAAGGATGCGGTGAAATGTCGTGCTTTCGCAGCCGATGACTGGTGGTATCTGGCGGTGGATGCAGTACCCTCCGACGCCTTCGTCGGCTGGTTCGATGAGCAACTGCTACGTCTTTCTCCATGA
- a CDS encoding HAD-IA family hydrolase, whose amino-acid sequence MQRDYDLLIFDWDGTLADSVGRIIQSMRTAAIESGLEVRDDSAIKDIIGLGLPEAIRTLYPQISDSLLIEFRQHYAGAYMAMDNVPSPLFEGVVESMQAFREDGYRLAVATGKARRGLDRVLKANGWADYFDITRAADETASKPDPLMLNEIMAHCGVAPERSLMIGDASFDLLMARNAGMDSVAVGYGAQPLASLRQFEPRLAIEHFSELRTWLNRRSV is encoded by the coding sequence GTGCAACGTGATTATGATCTGCTGATTTTCGACTGGGACGGCACACTGGCTGACTCGGTCGGGCGAATTATCCAGTCCATGCGCACGGCGGCCATCGAGAGCGGCCTTGAGGTGCGTGACGACTCCGCAATCAAGGACATTATCGGTCTGGGCCTGCCCGAGGCGATCCGGACCCTGTATCCGCAGATCAGCGACAGCCTGTTGATCGAATTCCGGCAGCACTACGCTGGCGCCTACATGGCAATGGATAACGTGCCCTCTCCGCTGTTTGAAGGTGTCGTGGAGTCGATGCAGGCGTTCCGCGAGGACGGTTATCGTCTGGCAGTGGCCACCGGCAAGGCGCGTCGCGGGCTTGATCGGGTGCTGAAAGCCAATGGCTGGGCTGATTATTTCGATATCACCCGGGCTGCCGACGAGACGGCCAGCAAGCCTGATCCGCTGATGCTCAACGAGATCATGGCGCACTGCGGCGTCGCGCCCGAGCGCTCGCTGATGATCGGTGATGCATCGTTCGATCTGTTGATGGCACGCAATGCCGGTATGGATTCTGTGGCGGTGGGGTATGGCGCCCAGCCGCTGGCGTCGTTGCGTCAGTTTGAGCCGCGTCTGGCTATCGAGCATTTTTCCGAGCTGCGTACCTGGTTGAACCGGCGCAGCGTCTAG
- the kdsB gene encoding 3-deoxy-manno-octulosonate cytidylyltransferase, translating to MTAAFTVVIPARYGSSRFPGKPLKIIAGKPMVQLVWEQARKSSAERVVIATDDARIVEACQAFGAEVLLTRDDHNSGTDRLAEVAAQLGLAADAIVVNVQGDEPMIPPAVIDQVASNLAAHPEAGMSTLAEPIDDVAMLFNPNIVKVSTDINGLALTFSRAPLPWARDALAKSRDELPAGVPYRRHIGIYAYRAGFLHDFVGWGPCWLENTESLEQLRALWNGVRIHVADALEAPPGGVDTPEDLERVRRLLEV from the coding sequence ATGACAGCAGCCTTCACCGTTGTCATCCCTGCGCGTTACGGCTCCAGCCGCTTTCCTGGCAAACCGCTGAAAATCATTGCGGGCAAGCCGATGGTTCAGCTTGTCTGGGAGCAGGCGCGCAAGAGCAGTGCCGAACGTGTGGTGATCGCCACCGACGATGCGCGCATTGTCGAGGCCTGCCAGGCGTTTGGTGCCGAAGTGCTGCTGACCCGCGATGATCATAATTCCGGCACTGACCGTCTGGCCGAAGTGGCCGCGCAATTGGGGCTGGCGGCTGACGCCATCGTGGTCAACGTGCAGGGTGACGAGCCGATGATTCCGCCGGCAGTCATCGATCAGGTGGCGTCCAATCTTGCTGCTCATCCCGAAGCTGGCATGTCGACGCTCGCCGAGCCTATCGATGATGTAGCGATGCTGTTCAATCCGAATATCGTCAAGGTGTCGACGGACATCAACGGCCTGGCCCTGACCTTCAGTCGTGCGCCATTGCCGTGGGCGCGTGACGCGCTGGCCAAAAGCCGCGACGAGTTGCCTGCCGGTGTGCCTTATCGCCGGCATATCGGGATCTACGCCTACCGCGCGGGTTTCCTGCATGACTTCGTTGGCTGGGGGCCTTGCTGGCTGGAAAACACCGAAAGCCTCGAGCAATTGCGTGCGCTGTGGAACGGTGTGCGGATACATGTTGCCGATGCGCTGGAAGCGCCCCCCGGCGGCGTCGACACACCGGAAGACCTTGAGCGCGTAAGACGCCTGCTGGAGGTTTGA
- a CDS encoding Trm112 family protein, producing the protein MDTKLLDILACPVCKGPLKLSADKTELISKGAGLAYPVRDGIPVMLETEARTLTTDERLEK; encoded by the coding sequence ATGGACACCAAACTACTCGACATCCTCGCTTGCCCTGTCTGCAAGGGACCATTGAAGCTCAGCGCCGACAAGACCGAGCTGATCAGTAAAGGCGCAGGCCTTGCATACCCGGTTCGCGACGGCATTCCGGTCATGCTGGAAACCGAAGCCCGCACTCTGACCACCGACGAGCGACTGGAAAAATGA
- a CDS encoding ExbD/TolR family protein codes for MKFRRRRPRENIDINLVSLIDVVFILLLFFIVTTTFTRETQLRVDLPQAVTGTPEVDAAAKHLDIAINADGIFSLNNQLLPKNDLATLIEALQRESAGDTSLPLSISADGKTPHQSVITAMDAAGKLGFSHLRMTTVEATSAN; via the coding sequence GTGAAATTTCGCCGCCGCAGACCCCGCGAAAACATCGACATCAATCTGGTTTCCCTGATTGATGTGGTGTTCATCCTGCTGCTGTTCTTCATCGTGACGACCACCTTCACCCGTGAGACCCAGTTGCGCGTGGACCTGCCGCAGGCGGTTACCGGCACGCCGGAGGTGGACGCCGCTGCGAAACATCTGGACATCGCGATCAATGCTGACGGGATCTTTTCCCTGAACAACCAGCTGTTGCCGAAAAACGATCTGGCCACGCTGATCGAGGCCTTGCAGCGTGAGTCGGCGGGCGATACCAGTTTGCCGCTGTCGATCAGCGCCGATGGCAAGACTCCGCATCAGTCGGTCATCACGGCCATGGATGCTGCGGGAAAACTGGGTTTCAGTCATTTGCGCATGACCACTGTCGAGGCCACATCGGCTAACTGA
- the murB gene encoding UDP-N-acetylmuramate dehydrogenase, protein MTLQIRSAVSLKPFNTFGVEVQAQLFAEAHSDQDVREALAYSADHDVPMLVIGGGSNLLLSGDVPALVLRMASRGIRTVREDCLESIIEAEAGEPWHPFVQACLALGLAGLENLSLIPGTVGAAPMQNIGAYGVEIKDVFHSLTALDRETGELREFSLEDCAFGYRDSVFKHQVARWLILRVRFRLTREANLHLEYGPVRQRLDEQGIKAPTPFDVSRAICAIRSEKLPDPAVLGNAGSFFKNPVISADLYATIQHEHPGVVGYPQADGRVKLAAGWLIEQAGWKGFREGDAGVHTLQSLVLVNYGQATGAQLLNLARRIQSDIAERFGVELEMEPNLY, encoded by the coding sequence ATGACCTTGCAGATTCGCTCTGCGGTTTCCCTTAAACCGTTCAACACCTTCGGTGTCGAGGTTCAGGCACAGCTGTTTGCCGAAGCGCACAGCGATCAAGACGTTCGCGAAGCGCTGGCTTACTCTGCCGACCATGATGTGCCAATGCTGGTGATTGGTGGTGGCAGCAATCTGCTGTTGAGCGGTGATGTTCCGGCTCTGGTGCTGCGCATGGCCAGTCGCGGTATTCGTACCGTGCGCGAAGACTGTCTGGAATCGATAATAGAAGCTGAAGCGGGTGAGCCCTGGCATCCGTTTGTGCAGGCGTGTCTCGCGCTCGGGTTGGCGGGGCTGGAAAACCTCAGCCTGATCCCGGGCACTGTCGGTGCCGCGCCCATGCAAAACATCGGCGCTTACGGCGTAGAAATCAAGGATGTCTTCCACAGCCTGACGGCGCTGGATCGCGAGACGGGCGAGTTGCGTGAGTTTTCCCTGGAAGACTGTGCGTTTGGCTATCGCGACAGTGTGTTCAAGCACCAGGTCGCGCGCTGGTTGATCCTGCGTGTGCGCTTCCGGCTGACCCGCGAAGCCAATCTGCACCTTGAGTACGGTCCGGTTCGGCAGCGTCTGGATGAACAGGGCATCAAGGCGCCCACTCCGTTTGATGTCAGCCGTGCAATCTGTGCTATTCGCAGCGAAAAACTGCCTGACCCGGCGGTGCTGGGCAATGCGGGCAGTTTCTTCAAGAACCCGGTGATTTCTGCCGATCTGTACGCGACGATCCAGCATGAACACCCCGGTGTGGTCGGCTATCCGCAGGCCGATGGCCGGGTGAAGCTGGCGGCAGGCTGGCTGATTGAGCAGGCTGGCTGGAAAGGCTTTCGAGAGGGCGACGCAGGCGTGCACACGCTTCAATCGCTGGTACTGGTCAACTATGGCCAGGCGACCGGCGCGCAACTGCTGAACCTGGCGCGCCGCATCCAGAGCGACATTGCTGAACGTTTCGGCGTCGAGCTGGAGATGGAGCCCAACCTGTACTGA
- a CDS encoding Maf family protein, translated as MPSLLLASSSPYRRELLARLRLPFTCKSPDIDESHRSDEAARDLVLRLARQKAEALAGDYPQHLIIGSDQVAVLNDRILGKPHTFERALEQLGAASGASVTFLTGLALLNSSTGECQTDCVPFTVHMRELDRASIERYLRAEEPYDCAGSFKAEGLGVSLFRSTEGSDATSLIGLPLIRLVDMLIKEGISIP; from the coding sequence ATGCCATCCCTGCTCCTTGCCTCCAGCTCCCCATACCGCCGCGAACTGCTTGCCCGTCTGCGCCTGCCGTTTACCTGCAAATCCCCGGATATCGACGAAAGCCACCGCTCCGACGAAGCCGCTCGCGACCTCGTACTGCGCCTTGCCAGACAGAAAGCCGAGGCGCTGGCAGGCGATTATCCGCAGCACCTGATCATCGGCTCCGACCAGGTTGCCGTCCTCAACGACAGGATACTGGGCAAACCTCATACCTTCGAGCGCGCCCTGGAACAGCTCGGCGCTGCGAGTGGTGCCAGCGTGACGTTTCTGACCGGCCTGGCACTGCTCAACAGCTCGACAGGCGAATGCCAGACCGACTGCGTGCCCTTTACCGTGCACATGCGCGAGCTGGACCGAGCCAGCATCGAGCGTTACCTGCGCGCTGAAGAGCCCTACGACTGCGCTGGCAGCTTCAAAGCCGAGGGATTGGGGGTCAGCCTGTTTCGCAGCACAGAAGGCAGTGATGCGACCAGCCTGATCGGGTTGCCACTGATTCGCCTGGTGGACATGCTTATAAAGGAAGGGATCAGCATTCCCTGA
- the sppA gene encoding signal peptide peptidase SppA — protein sequence MSDEWKAPGSQNAEEAINSREEAKSWKLLEKTLLASVQEQRRARRWGIFFKLLTFVFLFVAVVLPMLDFEGGTSRRSSHTALIDVQGVIADKESASAENIVTALRNAFEDEKTKGVILRINSPGGSPVQSGYVYDEIRRLRAEKPDIKVYAVITDLGASGAYYIASAADQIYADKASLVGSIGVTAAGFGFVGAMEKLGVDRRTYTSGEHKAFLDPFQPQKADETQFWQGVLDTTHRQFIASVKQGRGDRLKDKDHPELFSGLIWTGEQAVGLGLVDGLGSASYVARDVIKEKNIVEYTVEESPFDRFSKKLGTSIAERIAMLVGFNGPVLR from the coding sequence ATGTCTGACGAATGGAAAGCGCCCGGTTCGCAAAATGCGGAAGAGGCTATCAATAGCAGGGAAGAAGCTAAAAGCTGGAAGCTTCTTGAAAAAACGCTGCTCGCCAGCGTGCAGGAGCAGCGACGCGCCCGTCGCTGGGGGATCTTCTTCAAGCTGCTGACATTTGTATTTCTGTTTGTGGCTGTGGTCCTGCCGATGCTGGATTTCGAAGGCGGAACGTCGCGCCGCTCCAGTCACACTGCGTTGATCGACGTGCAGGGCGTAATCGCCGACAAGGAATCGGCCAGTGCCGAGAACATTGTCACTGCGCTGCGCAATGCTTTCGAGGATGAAAAGACCAAAGGCGTGATCCTGCGCATCAACAGTCCGGGTGGCAGCCCGGTACAGTCTGGCTATGTGTACGACGAGATTCGTCGTCTGCGTGCCGAGAAGCCGGATATCAAGGTCTATGCAGTGATTACCGATCTCGGGGCGTCGGGCGCTTACTACATCGCCAGTGCGGCCGATCAGATCTATGCCGACAAGGCGAGTCTGGTGGGTTCCATTGGTGTGACGGCGGCCGGTTTCGGCTTTGTCGGCGCGATGGAGAAGCTGGGTGTGGATCGTCGCACCTACACGTCGGGCGAGCACAAGGCATTTCTCGATCCGTTCCAGCCGCAAAAAGCCGACGAGACGCAGTTCTGGCAGGGCGTGCTGGACACGACTCATCGCCAGTTCATCGCCAGCGTCAAGCAAGGCCGTGGCGATCGTCTGAAGGACAAGGATCATCCCGAGTTGTTCTCTGGCCTGATCTGGACCGGTGAGCAGGCGGTCGGGCTGGGTCTGGTTGATGGTCTGGGCAGTGCGAGTTATGTGGCGCGGGATGTGATCAAGGAAAAGAATATCGTCGAATACACCGTCGAAGAGTCGCCTTTTGATCGTTTCTCGAAGAAGCTGGGCACCAGTATTGCCGAGCGGATCGCCATGCTGGTGGGCTTCAATGGCCCTGTGCTGCGCTGA
- the rluC gene encoding 23S rRNA pseudouridine(955/2504/2580) synthase RluC: protein MTNIAPPTPGVQLVEVAPELAGQRIDNFLITYLKGVPKTLIYRIVRKGEVRVNKGRTKPEYKLQAGDIVRIPPVRVPERDEPVPVAQALLQRLEAAIVYEDKALIVLNKPAGIAVHGGSGLSFGVIEAFRQLRPDAKELELVHRLDRDTSGLLMIAKKRSMLRHLHEALRGDGVDKRYMALVRGNWAAAQKQVRAPLLKSNLRSGERMVEVNEEGKEALTLFKVLRRFGDFATMVEAKPVTGRTHQIRVHTLHAGHAIAGDTKYGDENFSREIRDLGGKRLFLHAYMLTVPMPDGSKLNVQAPVDEMWAKTVERLSAT, encoded by the coding sequence ATGACGAATATTGCCCCTCCAACCCCCGGCGTCCAGCTGGTTGAGGTTGCGCCGGAACTTGCCGGTCAACGCATCGATAACTTTCTGATCACTTATCTCAAGGGTGTGCCCAAGACCTTGATCTACCGCATTGTGCGCAAAGGCGAAGTGCGTGTGAACAAGGGGCGGACCAAGCCCGAGTATAAGTTGCAGGCAGGCGATATCGTGCGCATTCCCCCTGTGCGGGTGCCCGAGCGTGATGAGCCGGTGCCGGTCGCGCAGGCCCTCTTGCAGCGCCTCGAGGCTGCGATTGTCTACGAAGACAAGGCGCTGATCGTGCTCAACAAGCCCGCGGGTATTGCCGTGCATGGCGGCAGTGGGCTGAGCTTCGGCGTGATCGAAGCGTTTCGCCAGTTGCGTCCGGATGCCAAGGAGCTTGAACTGGTGCATCGCCTCGACCGCGATACCTCCGGGCTGCTGATGATTGCCAAGAAACGCAGCATGTTGCGGCATCTGCATGAGGCCCTGCGTGGCGACGGTGTCGACAAGCGTTACATGGCGCTGGTACGCGGCAACTGGGCTGCTGCACAAAAGCAGGTGCGCGCGCCGTTGCTCAAGAGCAATCTGCGCTCTGGTGAGCGCATGGTCGAGGTCAATGAAGAGGGCAAGGAGGCATTGACCCTTTTCAAGGTGCTGCGTCGTTTCGGCGACTTTGCCACCATGGTCGAGGCCAAACCGGTCACCGGGCGCACGCACCAGATCAGGGTGCATACGCTGCACGCCGGTCATGCCATTGCCGGCGACACCAAATACGGGGACGAGAATTTCAGTCGCGAGATTCGCGACCTGGGCGGCAAGCGTCTGTTTCTGCATGCCTACATGCTGACCGTACCGATGCCTGATGGCAGTAAGCTGAATGTACAAGCGCCCGTCGACGAGATGTGGGCAAAGACAGTGGAGCGTCTGAGTGCAACGTGA
- a CDS encoding MotA/TolQ/ExbB proton channel family protein: MVEWRQFFDGVITVWELVKSGGWMMLPIILSSIAAAGIIIERLWTLRASRIAPPHLLGQAWQWIQEKKLDSEKLKQLRADSPLGEILAAGLANSRHGREIMKECIEEAAARVIHDLERYLSALGSIAAMAPLLGLLGTVLGMIEIFGSFNSTGATANAGVLASGISKALICTASGLIVAIPAIFFHRFLQGRVDELVVGMEQQAIRLVEVVQGDRDVDLIDAKVDLKSLARAGGSKKK; the protein is encoded by the coding sequence ATGGTAGAGTGGCGCCAATTTTTCGATGGAGTGATCACTGTGTGGGAACTGGTCAAGTCTGGCGGCTGGATGATGCTGCCGATCATTTTGAGTTCCATCGCCGCTGCCGGCATTATCATCGAGCGTCTGTGGACGCTGCGTGCCAGCCGTATCGCGCCGCCGCATCTATTGGGACAGGCCTGGCAGTGGATTCAGGAAAAGAAGCTCGATAGCGAAAAACTCAAGCAACTGCGCGCCGACTCGCCGCTGGGTGAAATCCTCGCGGCAGGTCTGGCCAACTCCAGACATGGTCGCGAGATCATGAAAGAGTGCATCGAAGAAGCCGCCGCGCGGGTCATTCATGATCTGGAACGCTACCTGAGCGCGCTGGGCTCGATTGCGGCAATGGCACCACTGCTTGGCCTGCTCGGGACAGTATTGGGCATGATCGAGATCTTCGGCTCGTTCAACAGTACTGGCGCGACAGCCAATGCCGGCGTGCTGGCAAGCGGTATTTCCAAGGCGCTCATCTGTACGGCATCGGGCCTGATTGTCGCGATCCCGGCGATCTTCTTTCATCGCTTTCTGCAGGGCCGTGTCGATGAGCTGGTGGTCGGCATGGAGCAGCAGGCCATTCGTCTGGTTGAAGTGGTGCAGGGCGACCGTGATGTCGATCTGATCGACGCCAAGGTTGATCTCAAGTCGCTGGCCAGGGCGGGCGGGAGCAAGAAAAAGTGA
- the rne gene encoding ribonuclease E, whose protein sequence is MKRMLINATQPEELRVALVDGQRLYDLDIESGAREQKKANIYKGRITRIEPSLEAAFVDFGSERHGFLPLKEISREYFKKAPEGRVNIKDVLSEGQEVIVQVEKEERGNKGAALTTFISLAGRYLVLMPNNPRAGGISRRIEGEERNELREALNGLIAPADMGLIVRTAGLGRSSEEMQWDLDYLLQLWTAIKEASLDRSAPFLIYQESNVIIRAIRDYLRQDIGEVLIDSIEAQEEALTFIRQVMPQYASKIKLYEDSVPLFNRFQIESQIETAFQRVVELPSGGSIVIDPTEALVSIDINSARATKGSDIEETALQTNLEAAEEIARQLRLRDIGGLIVIDFIDMTPAKNQRAVEEKVRESLEADRARVQVGRISRFGLLEMSRQRLRPSLGESSGIVCPRCNGTGIIRDVESLSLAILRLIEEEALKDRTAEVRAQVPIPVAAFLLNEKRNSITKIELRTRARIIILPNDHLETPHFEVQRLRDDSPEAHNNQTSYEIAAAAAEVEEIAPLAAATRTLVRQEAAVKTAPARANAPVPVEAAEPAPTPAPVVHEPSLFKGLVKSLVSLFATKEEPVAPVVVEKPAAEQRPARNEERRNGRQQSRGRNNRRDEERKPREERAPREERAERAPREERAPREERAPREERAVREPREAREESAPREERPARTSRERKPREAREDRPVRELREPLDAAPAVSLAREERPERAPREERQPRAPREERQPRAEQAAAVVGEEEEVLLNEEQTQDDNQEINDGNDGNDGDRPRRRSRGQRRRSNRRERQRDANGNVIEGSEENANEEGSADLSAGLGFTAAASAASSVISAPAEADAHQQAERANSTSIAADAEPVQQTPVAEAPATEAPVAETAATEAPAVEAPVAAEPTVEAPAVEAPVADDAPVAQPAPEVEVQPAAVEAPAIAAQSELFEAPHAERVVPFKPTPEPTPEAPVEAAVHEEVPATESSELPTPVPAPAAEPVAVEPEAVKEEPAPYVAPQAAAEEQAAAPQEQEPVAAEAPSAPAVSSTGRAPNDPREVRRRKREEEARRQQEASAASAPVAEAAPVAAEAESVQPSPASEHKTEDSVIQLQHEAEKETEHNPLA, encoded by the coding sequence ATGAAAAGAATGCTGATTAACGCGACTCAACCCGAAGAGTTGCGTGTTGCACTGGTAGACGGCCAGCGCCTCTACGACCTGGACATCGAATCAGGTGCACGCGAGCAGAAGAAGGCCAACATCTACAAAGGCCGGATCACTCGTATCGAACCCAGCCTTGAGGCTGCCTTTGTCGATTTCGGCTCTGAGCGCCACGGTTTTCTGCCCCTCAAGGAAATCTCCCGCGAGTACTTCAAGAAAGCCCCTGAAGGCCGCGTCAACATCAAGGACGTCCTGAGCGAAGGCCAGGAAGTCATCGTTCAGGTCGAGAAAGAAGAACGTGGCAACAAGGGCGCAGCCCTGACCACCTTCATCAGCCTTGCAGGCCGCTACCTGGTCCTGATGCCGAACAACCCGCGTGCCGGTGGCATTTCGCGTCGTATCGAAGGTGAAGAGCGCAATGAGCTGCGCGAAGCCCTGAACGGCCTGATCGCCCCTGCCGACATGGGCCTGATCGTTCGCACCGCCGGTCTTGGCCGCAGCAGCGAAGAAATGCAGTGGGACCTCGACTACCTGCTGCAGCTGTGGACCGCCATCAAGGAAGCGTCCCTGGACCGCTCCGCGCCTTTCCTGATCTACCAGGAAAGCAACGTCATCATCCGCGCCATCCGCGACTACCTGCGCCAGGACATCGGTGAAGTCCTGATCGACAGCATCGAAGCCCAGGAAGAAGCCCTGACCTTCATCCGCCAGGTGATGCCGCAATACGCCAGCAAGATCAAGCTGTACGAAGACAGCGTTCCGCTGTTCAACCGCTTCCAGATCGAAAGCCAGATCGAAACCGCTTTCCAGCGCGTTGTCGAGCTGCCTTCCGGTGGCTCCATCGTCATCGATCCGACCGAAGCACTGGTGTCCATCGACATCAACTCGGCGCGCGCCACCAAAGGCAGCGACATCGAAGAAACCGCCCTGCAGACCAACCTTGAAGCGGCTGAGGAAATCGCCCGTCAACTGCGTCTGCGTGACATCGGCGGCCTGATCGTCATCGACTTCATCGACATGACGCCTGCCAAGAACCAGCGCGCCGTGGAAGAGAAAGTCCGCGAAAGCCTGGAAGCCGACCGCGCCCGCGTTCAGGTCGGTCGCATTTCGCGCTTCGGCCTGCTGGAAATGTCCCGTCAGCGCCTGCGTCCATCGCTGGGCGAGAGCAGCGGCATCGTCTGCCCGCGCTGCAATGGCACCGGCATCATCCGCGACGTGGAATCGCTGTCGCTGGCGATCCTGCGCCTGATCGAAGAAGAAGCCCTGAAAGACCGCACTGCAGAAGTGCGCGCTCAGGTGCCGATCCCGGTTGCTGCGTTCCTGCTCAACGAAAAGCGCAACTCGATCACCAAGATCGAACTGCGTACTCGCGCCCGCATCATCATCCTGCCGAACGATCATCTGGAAACGCCGCACTTCGAAGTTCAACGTCTGCGTGATGACAGCCCGGAAGCGCACAACAACCAGACCAGCTACGAAATCGCCGCTGCCGCTGCCGAAGTGGAAGAAATTGCCCCGCTGGCTGCTGCGACCCGCACCCTGGTTCGTCAGGAAGCTGCAGTCAAGACCGCCCCGGCACGCGCCAATGCGCCGGTTCCGGTTGAAGCCGCAGAGCCTGCTCCAACTCCAGCCCCGGTGGTTCATGAGCCAAGTCTGTTCAAAGGCCTGGTGAAGTCTCTGGTCAGCCTGTTCGCGACCAAGGAAGAGCCTGTTGCGCCGGTAGTGGTTGAAAAACCCGCCGCCGAGCAACGCCCGGCACGTAACGAAGAACGCCGCAACGGTCGCCAACAGAGCCGGGGTCGCAACAATCGTCGTGACGAAGAGCGCAAGCCTCGTGAAGAGCGTGCTCCACGCGAAGAACGTGCCGAGCGCGCACCTCGCGAAGAGCGTGCGCCGCGTGAAGAACGTGCACCCCGCGAAGAGCGCGCCGTACGTGAACCGCGTGAAGCCCGTGAAGAATCGGCGCCGCGCGAAGAGCGTCCGGCCCGCACCTCCCGTGAGCGCAAGCCGCGTGAAGCTCGCGAAGACCGTCCGGTCCGCGAACTGCGTGAGCCGCTGGATGCCGCCCCTGCCGTGAGCCTTGCCCGTGAAGAACGTCCAGAGCGCGCTCCGCGTGAAGAACGCCAGCCACGCGCCCCTCGCGAAGAACGTCAACCACGTGCCGAACAGGCCGCGGCTGTCGTGGGCGAAGAAGAGGAAGTGCTGCTTAACGAAGAGCAGACTCAAGACGACAACCAGGAAATCAACGATGGCAACGACGGTAACGACGGTGATCGCCCTCGCCGCCGCTCCCGTGGCCAGCGTCGTCGCAGCAACCGCCGCGAGCGTCAGCGTGATGCCAACGGCAATGTGATCGAAGGCTCCGAAGAGAACGCTAATGAAGAAGGCAGCGCCGATCTGTCGGCCGGCCTGGGTTTCACAGCCGCCGCCTCTGCCGCCAGCAGCGTGATCAGCGCACCCGCTGAAGCCGATGCGCATCAACAGGCCGAACGCGCCAACAGCACCTCAATCGCTGCGGACGCAGAACCTGTGCAACAGACGCCTGTTGCCGAAGCACCTGCGACCGAAGCGCCTGTAGCTGAAACAGCAGCGACTGAAGCACCGGCCGTAGAAGCGCCCGTTGCTGCAGAGCCGACCGTTGAAGCGCCTGCCGTTGAAGCCCCGGTAGCAGACGATGCTCCAGTAGCGCAGCCTGCTCCAGAGGTAGAAGTTCAGCCGGCAGCTGTCGAAGCGCCTGCCATTGCTGCGCAGTCCGAGCTGTTCGAAGCACCGCACGCAGAACGCGTCGTGCCGTTCAAACCAACGCCAGAGCCAACGCCAGAAGCGCCAGTCGAAGCTGCGGTCCATGAGGAAGTGCCTGCCACCGAATCATCTGAACTGCCAACGCCTGTGCCTGCTCCTGCGGCCGAACCAGTCGCCGTCGAGCCTGAAGCGGTGAAAGAGGAGCCTGCTCCTTACGTCGCGCCTCAGGCCGCCGCTGAAGAACAGGCCGCTGCCCCGCAAGAGCAAGAGCCAGTGGCCGCAGAGGCACCCTCCGCGCCAGCGGTCAGCAGCACCGGCCGCGCTCCGAACGATCCACGTGAAGTGCGTCGCCGCAAGCGTGAAGAAGAAGCACGTCGTCAGCAGGAAGCCTCTGCTGCCAGCGCTCCAGTCGCCGAAGCAGCACCTGTTGCCGCCGAAGCAGAATCGGTCCAGCCTTCACCGGCCTCCGAGCACAAGACTGAAGACTCCGTGATTCAGTTGCAGCATGAAGCCGAGAAAGAGACCGAGCATAACCCCCTCGCCTAA